Proteins from a single region of Thermococcus sp. CX2:
- the cyaB gene encoding class IV adenylate cyclase — MIEIEVKGYADDKVFERVRRNFKLIRREYHEDTYFQHPCRNFAETDEALRIRIRKFNGHFEAFMTYKGPKIDPNSKTRREIEVPLSDPDRHVEILESLGFEEVMTIEKTREKYYVDKGILIMLDEVEGLGKFIEIEALAESEEAVGETVKILREILISLGVKKFERRSYLELILEKEGSHGEAR, encoded by the coding sequence ATGATTGAGATTGAGGTTAAAGGCTACGCGGACGATAAGGTGTTCGAGCGTGTCAGGAGAAATTTCAAGCTGATTAGACGAGAATACCACGAGGACACCTACTTTCAGCACCCCTGTCGGAACTTCGCAGAGACCGACGAGGCACTCAGGATAAGGATACGAAAGTTCAACGGACATTTTGAGGCATTCATGACATACAAAGGACCGAAGATCGATCCGAATTCAAAAACAAGGCGGGAAATAGAGGTCCCCCTGAGCGACCCGGACAGGCATGTAGAGATTCTTGAGAGCCTCGGCTTCGAGGAGGTAATGACCATCGAGAAGACCAGGGAAAAGTACTACGTCGACAAGGGTATCCTTATAATGCTCGACGAGGTCGAGGGCTTAGGGAAGTTCATCGAGATAGAGGCACTCGCCGAAAGTGAAGAAGCCGTAGGGGAGACCGTGAAAATATTAAGGGAAATCCTGATCTCACTTGGAGTTAAAAAGTTTGAGAGGCGTTCCTATCTCGAGCTGATACTGGAGAAGGAGGGAAGCCATGGAGAAGCTAGATGA
- a CDS encoding energy-coupling factor ABC transporter ATP-binding protein, which produces MKVITVEDLSFRYRRAVNYSLRDVSFEVKKGELLGILGPSGSGKSTLCLTFNGIIPHSIKGDFSGDVIVRDPKTGEEYNTKETPVAKLSTIVGLVLQNPESQLFNMTVEDEIAFGLENLGLDRNEIMRRIMWALEVSGLKGLEKEFPPNLSGGQKQRLAIAAILAMKPEVLVLDEPTSQLDPVGREEVLGLISLLRKEYGITVILVEHHTGYILRFADRVIVMDGGRIVLEGKPGEIVEEVEVLRKLGVKLPPSLEISHELKKRGLIKRLAFTEEDLLFEIKSL; this is translated from the coding sequence ATGAAGGTGATAACCGTTGAGGATCTAAGCTTCAGGTACCGCAGGGCGGTGAACTATTCACTGAGGGACGTTAGCTTTGAGGTTAAAAAGGGAGAGCTCCTGGGCATACTTGGGCCAAGTGGAAGTGGAAAATCAACGCTCTGCCTGACCTTTAACGGCATAATCCCTCATTCGATAAAAGGGGACTTTTCGGGGGATGTAATTGTACGGGATCCAAAAACTGGGGAGGAATACAACACAAAGGAGACGCCCGTGGCAAAGCTCTCGACAATCGTTGGTTTGGTTCTTCAGAACCCCGAAAGCCAGCTCTTTAACATGACTGTTGAGGACGAGATAGCCTTTGGGCTTGAAAATCTTGGTCTTGACAGAAACGAAATTATGCGACGTATTATGTGGGCACTGGAAGTCTCCGGGTTGAAGGGCTTAGAGAAGGAGTTCCCCCCCAACCTAAGTGGCGGACAGAAGCAGCGCTTGGCTATAGCAGCAATTCTGGCAATGAAGCCGGAAGTCTTGGTTCTCGACGAACCCACGTCCCAGCTCGACCCCGTTGGAAGGGAGGAGGTTCTTGGACTCATCTCTCTCCTCAGGAAAGAATACGGCATCACAGTCATCTTGGTTGAGCATCACACGGGGTACATACTCCGCTTTGCAGACAGGGTAATCGTCATGGATGGGGGTAGGATAGTACTTGAAGGCAAGCCAGGGGAAATAGTGGAGGAAGTTGAAGTCCTGAGAAAGCTTGGCGTAAAGCTCCCACCGAGCCTTGAAATCTCCCATGAGCTCAAGAAGAGGGGATTGATAAAGCGGCTGGCTTTTACTGAGGAGGACCTCCTTTTCGAGATAAAATCTCTTTAA
- a CDS encoding TrkH family potassium uptake protein gives MLELGKYINISDDLFVVKNLIGAILQGVGLAYLFPVLLAWIYPNEIQYVIYFAVPGVFSILLGAWLARHLGKVEDVNLRQAMVSAAFTWLFASFISVVPFMSIANMPFIDSYFESMSAWTGTGLTMMSNLESYPHILLFWRSWMQWLGGIGIVLVALTILIRPGVAAARLYRAEARSERILPNLVNTSKVIFEIYFVLTLVGVYLYYINGMTLFDAVIHAMTGLGTGGMSSHDLSIGYFNSTAIEAVTIFLMIMGAVNFTVHYKIFRERHLKPFFEDVQVRYIFFFLLPTVAIMTFSLTQIGDTIGQALRQSIFHSVSAITCTGFGIADLSKYPELAKFMIGMLMVIGGGAGSTAGGIKLIRVILMYESLKWTIQQALLPRGAIIKRKVGNYIFSEEDLQEVMSFTMTYLAFLLFGTIYTMLRLGTKLVDSFFEVASAQGNVGLSVGITSPSLPIDMKILLILHMWIGRLEIFSTLVFIISVLFLAPRVVGKR, from the coding sequence ATGCTAGAGCTAGGGAAGTACATCAATATCTCGGACGATCTATTCGTAGTTAAAAACCTCATTGGAGCCATACTTCAGGGCGTTGGCCTTGCCTACCTCTTTCCGGTTCTGTTAGCCTGGATCTATCCGAATGAAATTCAGTACGTCATATACTTCGCCGTCCCTGGTGTTTTCAGCATCCTCCTTGGCGCATGGCTTGCCAGGCATCTGGGGAAAGTCGAGGACGTTAATCTCAGGCAGGCCATGGTTTCTGCCGCTTTCACTTGGCTCTTTGCGTCATTTATCAGCGTCGTCCCCTTCATGAGCATCGCCAACATGCCATTTATTGATTCCTACTTCGAGAGCATGTCCGCCTGGACAGGCACGGGCCTCACCATGATGAGCAACCTAGAGAGCTATCCCCATATCCTGCTCTTCTGGCGCTCTTGGATGCAGTGGTTGGGAGGTATAGGTATCGTCCTCGTCGCGCTCACAATACTCATCCGCCCAGGTGTTGCAGCGGCGAGGCTTTACAGGGCCGAGGCGAGGAGCGAAAGGATTCTGCCGAACCTCGTCAACACCTCCAAGGTAATCTTTGAGATATACTTCGTCCTCACGCTGGTTGGAGTTTACCTCTACTACATCAACGGCATGACGCTCTTTGATGCGGTAATCCACGCCATGACTGGTCTCGGAACCGGCGGTATGAGCAGCCATGACTTAAGCATAGGCTACTTCAACAGCACCGCCATAGAGGCCGTTACGATATTCCTCATGATTATGGGTGCCGTCAACTTCACCGTCCACTATAAAATCTTCCGGGAGAGACACCTCAAGCCCTTCTTCGAGGATGTTCAGGTTAGGTACATATTCTTCTTCCTCCTTCCAACGGTGGCAATAATGACATTCAGCCTGACCCAGATTGGTGATACCATCGGCCAAGCCCTCAGACAGTCTATCTTTCACTCGGTATCGGCGATAACATGTACTGGATTTGGAATAGCGGATCTGAGCAAATACCCCGAGCTGGCCAAGTTCATGATAGGTATGCTGATGGTCATAGGTGGTGGAGCGGGAAGCACCGCCGGTGGAATAAAGCTCATCCGAGTCATCCTGATGTACGAGAGTCTGAAGTGGACCATTCAGCAGGCCCTGCTCCCGAGGGGGGCCATTATCAAAAGGAAGGTTGGAAACTACATCTTCAGTGAGGAGGATCTCCAGGAGGTCATGAGCTTCACCATGACGTACTTGGCGTTTCTGCTCTTTGGAACGATCTACACCATGCTCCGCCTTGGAACAAAACTTGTGGATTCGTTCTTTGAGGTGGCTTCCGCTCAGGGAAACGTCGGACTGAGCGTTGGAATAACGTCTCCCAGCCTCCCCATCGATATGAAGATCCTTCTCATTCTCCACATGTGGATAGGCAGGCTGGAGATATTCTCCACACTGGTGTTCATAATAAGCGTCCTCTTCCTCGCGCCCAGGGTGGTGGGCAAGAGATGA
- the map gene encoding type II methionyl aminopeptidase, protein MNEREAFIKAGEIARQVKKEVIDLIKPGARLYDIAEFIEKRIVELGGKPAFPCNLSINEIAAHYTPYKGDETVLKEGDYLKVDIGVHVDGYIADTALTVRVGMEEDDLMAAAKEALENAISVIRAGVKISEIGKAIEETIRGYGFNPIVNLSGHKIERYKLHAGISIPNVYRPADSYELKEGDVIAIEPFATTGAGQVIEVPPALIFVYLRDRPVRMIQARRLLMHIKREYNTLPFAYRWLQGFMSDNQLKLALAQLDRVGAIYSYPILREVRGGLVTQFEHTVIVEKDGALITT, encoded by the coding sequence GTGAATGAAAGGGAAGCCTTCATAAAGGCTGGGGAGATAGCCAGACAGGTTAAAAAAGAGGTAATTGACCTCATAAAGCCAGGCGCCAGGCTCTACGATATAGCGGAGTTCATTGAGAAGCGAATAGTCGAGCTCGGCGGGAAACCGGCTTTTCCATGCAACCTTTCCATAAACGAGATTGCTGCACACTACACACCGTATAAGGGCGACGAGACCGTTCTCAAGGAGGGCGACTACCTAAAGGTAGACATTGGAGTCCACGTCGACGGTTACATAGCGGACACTGCCTTAACGGTTCGTGTCGGGATGGAAGAGGACGACCTCATGGCGGCAGCCAAGGAAGCCCTTGAGAACGCGATAAGCGTTATTCGTGCAGGGGTAAAGATAAGCGAGATTGGAAAGGCCATAGAGGAGACCATCAGAGGCTACGGCTTCAATCCCATAGTGAACCTCAGCGGGCACAAGATTGAGCGATACAAGCTCCATGCTGGCATTTCCATACCTAACGTTTACCGCCCGGCGGACAGCTACGAGCTCAAGGAGGGCGACGTAATAGCCATAGAGCCCTTCGCTACAACTGGTGCAGGCCAGGTCATAGAGGTTCCGCCCGCGCTGATATTCGTGTACCTCCGCGACAGGCCCGTGAGGATGATCCAGGCAAGGAGGCTTTTGATGCACATCAAGAGGGAATACAACACGCTTCCCTTCGCCTACCGCTGGCTCCAGGGCTTCATGTCCGACAATCAGCTCAAGCTCGCTTTAGCGCAGCTCGACAGGGTGGGGGCGATATACAGCTACCCAATACTCAGAGAGGTTCGCGGAGGACTGGTGACTCAGTTCGAGCATACGGTTATAGTCGAGAAGGACGGCGCGCTGATAACCACGTGA
- a CDS encoding CBS domain-containing protein, translated as MVGILVQEVITEKFQKIDINAPLSEAIGIFEKEDPDLILVFDGNVYKGVLTQDLIIHSHLKWNPTKAKVKDVYKTAPVIKPNEDLSKAAKLMIEVDLRSLPVGESKAEIIGVISDLMLLNRIAKEEFGKRKVEEFMTKDVITLRTDDTVAKALATMRDHAISRIPLVNEEGRLEGLVTLHDLIVRFIKPRFRAQTGELVGEKIPPFSTQLREVMIRGVITILPDATVQEAVATMIDSNIDGLVVVDENDRVKGVLTIKDLLLPISRMVEKEVKFYLQLGGDAAILSDFTRERIIEDIKRFVDGYEDLLGNEGIIYLHLRRFSEKFRGVYLYQARMRVVTDRGIFIATGETWGAIQAVHDAIRAIERQLLQKAELERDTHYYKRFLERIGLA; from the coding sequence ATGGTCGGTATTCTTGTGCAGGAGGTTATAACTGAGAAGTTCCAGAAGATAGACATCAACGCCCCGCTTTCTGAGGCGATTGGCATCTTTGAGAAGGAGGACCCGGACCTTATTCTGGTCTTCGATGGAAACGTGTACAAGGGTGTCCTGACCCAGGACCTTATTATACACTCCCATCTCAAGTGGAACCCAACCAAGGCTAAGGTTAAGGATGTTTATAAGACCGCTCCAGTTATCAAACCGAACGAGGATCTGAGCAAGGCCGCCAAACTTATGATTGAGGTTGACCTGCGCTCCCTCCCTGTTGGGGAGAGCAAAGCTGAAATAATCGGAGTCATAAGCGATTTAATGCTCTTGAACAGGATCGCTAAGGAAGAGTTCGGAAAGAGAAAGGTAGAGGAGTTCATGACGAAGGATGTTATCACCCTCAGAACGGACGACACGGTTGCCAAAGCCTTAGCGACGATGCGCGACCACGCCATCTCGAGGATTCCCCTCGTTAACGAAGAGGGCAGGCTTGAGGGCCTCGTTACGCTCCACGACCTCATAGTCAGGTTTATAAAGCCGCGCTTCAGGGCTCAGACTGGTGAACTCGTCGGCGAGAAGATACCGCCCTTCTCGACCCAGCTCAGGGAGGTCATGATAAGGGGCGTCATTACCATACTGCCCGATGCCACTGTCCAAGAAGCCGTTGCAACGATGATAGACAGCAACATCGATGGCCTCGTAGTGGTCGATGAAAACGACAGGGTCAAGGGAGTCCTGACCATTAAGGATCTGCTCCTACCAATCTCAAGGATGGTCGAAAAAGAGGTAAAGTTCTACCTCCAGCTCGGAGGAGACGCCGCCATACTGAGCGATTTCACCAGGGAGAGGATTATAGAGGACATCAAACGCTTTGTGGACGGTTATGAAGACCTGCTCGGCAACGAGGGCATAATATACCTCCACCTCCGGCGCTTCAGCGAGAAGTTCAGGGGAGTCTACCTCTACCAGGCAAGGATGAGAGTGGTCACCGACAGAGGCATCTTCATCGCAACCGGAGAAACCTGGGGAGCGATACAGGCCGTCCACGATGCCATTAGAGCCATCGAGAGACAACTACTCCAGAAGGCAGAGCTGGAAAGGGACACCCACTACTACAAGCGCTTCCTTGAGAGAATAGGCCTGGCTTGA
- a CDS encoding DUF835 domain-containing protein yields the protein MLLMVAFLLSAISPEQLLLEPLGLKLVLEVAFVLDMVNTALQGIFLLLAARYLETPNPSMRDSIVILGFGIFSYLWLVVTNTTHFYPDLTIRALGPFLVYALGYVYAGIVFYRYIIVKKFGQLLFPVGMMLLGLLNATYPVTATWKWFVPYGFFLGTMFRIMMAIGALSFMFYPFFHIEPEVERDIPPGAFLYPTRESVTREFGDWELEPGLVMITRKDVNKLKQRINPEAIVFWITRAKEGKLHDSPTIYAISPTKIDILTDLIARAVERGYRVVYIDAFEYLILENGFDNAIKFLLNVKDRVLANKGTLILVVNSSALETFQKKILEREFSRE from the coding sequence ATGCTCCTGATGGTGGCCTTCCTTCTTTCGGCTATCTCCCCAGAGCAGCTCCTTCTGGAGCCATTGGGGCTCAAGCTTGTTCTAGAGGTGGCGTTCGTTCTGGATATGGTAAACACCGCACTCCAAGGAATATTTTTGCTCTTGGCCGCGAGGTATCTGGAAACCCCGAACCCATCGATGAGGGATTCTATTGTCATTTTGGGGTTTGGTATTTTCTCATACCTATGGCTGGTCGTTACAAACACGACTCACTTCTATCCCGACTTAACCATAAGGGCCCTAGGGCCATTCTTGGTCTACGCTCTCGGTTATGTTTATGCGGGGATTGTCTTCTACCGCTACATCATAGTCAAGAAGTTCGGACAGCTGCTGTTTCCTGTGGGGATGATGCTCCTTGGACTGCTGAACGCTACGTATCCCGTAACCGCCACTTGGAAGTGGTTTGTCCCGTACGGCTTTTTCTTGGGCACAATGTTCAGAATAATGATGGCGATTGGGGCATTGAGCTTCATGTTCTATCCGTTCTTCCACATTGAACCCGAAGTTGAACGTGATATACCCCCCGGAGCTTTTCTGTATCCCACCAGAGAATCAGTGACTCGGGAGTTTGGAGACTGGGAGCTTGAGCCGGGCCTAGTGATGATAACCCGTAAGGATGTCAACAAGCTCAAACAGCGAATAAACCCCGAGGCCATAGTGTTTTGGATCACGAGAGCCAAGGAAGGTAAGCTCCACGACTCTCCCACAATCTACGCCATAAGCCCAACTAAAATAGACATCTTGACTGACCTTATAGCAAGGGCCGTAGAGAGGGGATACAGAGTAGTCTACATAGACGCCTTTGAATATCTCATCTTGGAGAATGGCTTTGATAACGCCATTAAATTCCTCTTGAACGTGAAGGACAGGGTCTTGGCCAATAAGGGCACGCTGATACTCGTTGTGAATTCCAGTGCACTCGAGACGTTCCAGAAAAAAATACTGGAAAGGGAATTTTCGAGGGAGTGA
- the glmU gene encoding bifunctional sugar-1-phosphate nucleotidylyltransferase/acetyltransferase — translation MKAVVLAAGKGERLRPLTDDRPKVILKVANRPIIEYILENLSPFVDEFILIVRYEKERLVKALGDEFNGKPITYVDQLEGDGTAKAIESAKDYIEGEEFIVANGDIYFEIDGVKELIQSFKKEKADAAILVKEFDDLSHFGKIEVDGNLVRAVREKPGKVPGYANLGVYIFKPDVFEFIEKTPTSERGEYEITDTLNLMINAGKRITYAVYTAYWNDVGRPWNLLELNEYLLKNYLRHEIRGIVEEGATIVPPVEIGEGTVVRSGAYIIGPVKIGKNSRIGPNCFIRPYTSIGDNCHIGNAVEVKNSIIMDNSNAPHLNYVGDSIIGENTNLGAGTITANLRHDKGNIKVEIKGKLEDSGRRKLGAIIGHNVKVGIHVTIYPGRKIGSNSFIGPGVIVDKNVPSNSLVVVKQEKEVRELWYGYTPST, via the coding sequence TTGAAGGCTGTAGTGCTTGCCGCTGGGAAGGGTGAGAGACTGAGGCCCTTGACGGACGACAGACCAAAAGTAATACTAAAAGTCGCCAACAGGCCGATAATAGAGTACATCTTAGAGAACCTCTCTCCGTTCGTGGATGAGTTTATTCTCATCGTCAGGTATGAGAAGGAGAGACTGGTTAAAGCCCTAGGGGACGAGTTCAACGGAAAGCCGATAACCTACGTTGACCAGCTCGAAGGCGACGGTACGGCGAAGGCGATAGAATCTGCTAAGGATTACATCGAGGGCGAGGAGTTCATCGTGGCGAACGGTGATATCTATTTCGAGATAGATGGCGTTAAGGAGCTCATCCAATCCTTTAAGAAGGAAAAGGCGGATGCCGCGATACTGGTTAAAGAGTTTGATGACCTGAGCCACTTTGGGAAGATAGAGGTTGATGGGAACCTTGTGAGGGCCGTCAGGGAAAAGCCTGGGAAGGTACCCGGCTACGCCAACCTCGGCGTCTACATATTTAAGCCAGATGTCTTTGAGTTCATTGAGAAAACCCCAACAAGCGAGCGTGGGGAGTACGAGATAACCGACACCCTCAACCTGATGATCAACGCGGGCAAACGAATAACCTACGCAGTTTATACAGCCTACTGGAACGACGTTGGGAGACCGTGGAACCTTCTTGAGCTTAACGAATACCTCCTTAAAAACTACCTCCGGCACGAGATACGGGGTATCGTGGAGGAGGGGGCAACCATAGTTCCGCCCGTGGAGATAGGCGAGGGAACAGTGGTACGTAGTGGGGCCTACATCATCGGGCCGGTTAAGATAGGCAAAAACTCGCGCATAGGCCCCAACTGCTTCATAAGACCCTACACAAGCATCGGTGACAACTGTCACATCGGGAACGCCGTCGAAGTGAAGAATTCCATAATTATGGACAACAGTAACGCTCCCCACCTCAACTATGTGGGTGACTCGATAATAGGGGAAAACACAAACCTTGGTGCTGGAACGATCACCGCAAACCTCAGACACGATAAGGGGAACATAAAAGTCGAGATAAAGGGCAAACTCGAAGACTCTGGAAGGAGAAAGCTCGGGGCGATAATAGGCCACAATGTTAAGGTAGGCATACACGTGACCATCTATCCGGGGAGGAAAATCGGGAGCAACTCATTTATCGGACCCGGGGTCATCGTCGATAAAAATGTGCCAAGCAACAGCCTCGTGGTAGTGAAGCAGGAAAAGGAGGTTAGAGAACTGTGGTATGGGTATACGCCCTCAACCTAA
- a CDS encoding undecaprenyl-diphosphate phosphatase: MVHPYDYYSSAISGVIVALSSWLPISSDGYFLKTVLAGINPLYEAYLVPAYLGILFAVLFHFREKIAEGAQKAIKINIDADGRFLFYASIFTILVGYSVCMSLSDVLGPKTADMVNAIIGALLIGMGMLTSKRIRAPLKDVESNLRDSENEPTFLDSLIVGVSQGIAFIDGISRTGLTITSLLGTGVSVKRALELSFLIAPVYIVMRLIFLDGWEAQLPLGISFVAFLTSFVTSILTMSLLLKLANILGRKVFVTIFGSIAVIVYILGVVL; encoded by the coding sequence ATGGTTCACCCGTACGATTACTACAGCTCAGCGATTTCGGGGGTTATCGTCGCGCTATCCTCGTGGCTTCCAATAAGTTCCGATGGGTACTTCTTAAAAACGGTTCTCGCGGGAATCAACCCGCTCTACGAGGCTTACCTCGTCCCGGCTTACCTCGGTATCCTCTTCGCAGTCCTCTTCCACTTCAGGGAAAAGATAGCCGAGGGCGCCCAAAAGGCCATCAAAATTAACATAGATGCCGATGGGAGATTCCTCTTCTACGCCTCAATCTTTACGATTCTCGTTGGGTACTCCGTATGTATGAGCCTCTCCGATGTTCTTGGTCCAAAGACTGCAGACATGGTCAATGCCATCATTGGTGCTCTCCTCATTGGTATGGGAATGCTGACCTCTAAGCGCATTAGGGCCCCACTAAAGGACGTTGAGAGCAACCTGCGCGATAGTGAAAATGAGCCCACGTTCCTCGATTCCCTGATAGTCGGTGTATCACAGGGAATTGCGTTCATAGATGGAATATCAAGGACTGGGCTTACAATAACATCCCTTCTGGGCACGGGTGTCAGCGTAAAACGTGCCCTTGAGCTGAGTTTTCTCATAGCACCCGTCTACATCGTGATGAGGTTGATCTTTCTCGATGGCTGGGAAGCCCAGCTCCCATTGGGCATCTCATTTGTCGCGTTCCTCACTTCTTTTGTGACCAGCATACTCACGATGAGTCTGCTCCTGAAACTCGCTAATATCCTTGGTAGAAAGGTATTCGTCACTATTTTTGGTTCCATCGCGGTGATTGTATACATCCTGGGGGTGGTCCTTTGA
- a CDS encoding MBL fold metallo-hydrolase produces MKLTVIYENHAGFKRNLLGAHGFSTLVEHGGIKVLVDTGTDGEVLLRNMEALEIRPEEIDYLFITHGHYDHTGGLKAFLEARGKRIKVIAHPGIFRRRIALKPHRRKIGIPFTREELEELGAEFILSEKPFEFAPGFISSGEIERRTWDRAVGYLEENGELLRDPVIDDIALIVDLGDSIAVITGCGHSGVLNIAWHAEDVLGKPVKALIGGLHLSGASKELLDDVVEKIDAEKLYAGHCTGIDSYAYLKARLGDRIEHLHVGKTVEL; encoded by the coding sequence ATGAAGCTAACGGTAATCTACGAGAACCACGCGGGATTCAAAAGGAACCTCTTGGGCGCACACGGCTTCTCGACTCTAGTTGAACACGGTGGAATTAAAGTCCTAGTTGATACTGGAACCGACGGAGAGGTGCTCCTCCGCAACATGGAGGCGCTGGAAATAAGGCCGGAAGAGATTGACTACCTTTTTATCACCCACGGCCACTACGACCACACAGGCGGGCTTAAAGCGTTTCTTGAGGCTAGAGGGAAGCGGATAAAGGTCATAGCTCACCCTGGAATATTCCGGAGGAGGATAGCACTGAAGCCACACAGGAGGAAGATAGGAATTCCATTCACCCGAGAGGAACTGGAAGAACTCGGGGCGGAGTTCATCCTCAGTGAGAAGCCCTTCGAGTTCGCGCCAGGCTTCATCAGCTCCGGCGAAATTGAGAGAAGAACCTGGGACCGGGCAGTCGGTTATCTCGAAGAGAACGGTGAGCTCCTCAGAGATCCGGTCATAGACGACATCGCTCTAATCGTTGACCTCGGCGATTCCATAGCGGTTATCACCGGTTGCGGACACTCAGGCGTTCTCAACATAGCCTGGCACGCCGAAGACGTTTTGGGGAAGCCCGTTAAAGCGCTAATCGGAGGCCTGCATCTCAGCGGTGCAAGCAAAGAGCTCCTTGATGACGTAGTTGAGAAAATTGACGCCGAAAAGCTCTACGCAGGCCACTGCACGGGCATAGACTCCTACGCCTATCTGAAGGCGAGACTTGGGGATAGAATAGAGCACCTCCACGTGGGCAAAACGGTAGAGCTCTAG
- a CDS encoding NOG1 family protein, with protein MKNPFEKMPTVLTADELIDKAFRRAEKAASAFTPKGNRVSKARQREELRVRTVSNVVRDNLRKILDRTPGVSTLPKFYQDLVDTLVDRDQFHRSLAHVNWAIKTIRNLEQRYVEKIRYSRDPDEIAKLRRQFYGRVADIIKEIGDDLEYLNQARNVLKDLPVVDLELPTVVIAGHPNVGKSTLLRALTNAKPEVASYPFTTKGINVGQFEEHYLKYQVIDTPGLLDRPLSERNEIERQAILALKHLGRVIVYIFDPSEYCGFPIEEQMHLFDEIYEEFRDFPFIVVLNKVDIADEEKIKQVEEFVRSKGLEPLRISALNGEGLEELKRRVIELVQPMVEEQARKIMEKEIRKFREEEFL; from the coding sequence ATGAAGAACCCATTCGAGAAGATGCCAACTGTCCTTACCGCTGACGAGCTCATCGATAAGGCCTTCCGAAGGGCTGAAAAAGCCGCCTCGGCATTCACCCCCAAGGGCAACAGGGTGAGCAAGGCCAGGCAGAGGGAGGAGCTCAGGGTTAGAACGGTCTCCAATGTCGTGAGGGACAACCTCAGAAAGATACTCGACAGAACGCCGGGCGTTTCGACGCTCCCCAAGTTCTACCAGGACCTGGTTGACACACTCGTCGACCGGGACCAGTTCCACCGCTCGCTGGCCCACGTCAACTGGGCAATAAAGACGATAAGGAACCTTGAGCAGAGATACGTTGAAAAGATACGCTACTCCAGAGACCCCGACGAAATAGCCAAGCTGAGAAGGCAGTTCTACGGAAGAGTTGCAGACATTATTAAGGAGATAGGAGACGACCTTGAGTACCTCAACCAGGCGAGGAACGTTCTGAAGGACCTGCCAGTCGTTGATCTCGAGCTTCCAACCGTTGTCATAGCAGGCCACCCAAACGTTGGCAAGAGCACCCTGTTGAGAGCCCTGACCAACGCGAAGCCTGAAGTTGCCAGCTACCCGTTCACCACGAAGGGCATCAACGTCGGCCAGTTCGAGGAGCACTACCTCAAGTACCAGGTCATTGATACCCCGGGACTGCTTGACAGGCCGTTAAGCGAGAGGAATGAAATCGAGAGGCAGGCAATTCTCGCTTTGAAGCACCTTGGAAGGGTGATAGTTTATATCTTCGACCCGTCGGAGTACTGCGGCTTCCCCATTGAGGAGCAGATGCACCTCTTCGATGAGATTTACGAAGAGTTCAGGGACTTCCCGTTCATAGTCGTCCTCAACAAGGTGGACATCGCCGACGAGGAGAAGATTAAGCAGGTCGAGGAGTTCGTTAGGAGTAAAGGTCTTGAGCCGCTGAGGATTTCGGCGCTGAACGGCGAGGGGCTGGAAGAATTAAAGCGGCGCGTCATAGAGCTGGTACAGCCAATGGTCGAAGAGCAGGCAAGGAAAATAATGGAGAAGGAGATAAGGAAGTTTAGGGAAGAGGAGTTTCTCTAA